The Paroedura picta isolate Pp20150507F chromosome 17, Ppicta_v3.0, whole genome shotgun sequence genome contains the following window.
cacccattctgcccacccaccttGAAGTTGACGGGGTCGACGCGCAGGTTGTAGGCGTGGAGGTTGCTGAGTTCGGCCAGGTTCTCGTGCAGGTGGTCAGCGTTCTTGAGTGCATCCTCCAGCGCCTTGATCACCTTCTTGCCGTGGTTGCGGATCTGGGCTGAGCCACACGAAAAATCGAAGTGCGGGAAATAGGTCTTGCAGGTCGGGTACACAACGAAGAGCCTGGCGAGCCAAAGTGGGGCGGAGTGGGTgggagtcaggcaggcaggcaggaggcatAGAGAGCCAGTCCCCGCAGGGCACCCCTCTGCCCGCCCACCCCCTCCGCTCAGCCCCCAACCTTACCTGTAGAGGGACTCGGCACCAATCTCATCCTGGCAGCTGGCCACCTTGTCCCAGGTGCTCTTGAGTATGCGGCGCTCGTCGGCGGTCAACATGGTTGCAGAGGCAAGAGACTTGACcgtgggtggctggctggctggctggctggctggggtgcaactggCAACTGCGAGCCCAGCCGCAAGGGTGCCTTTTATGGGCTTTATGGGCGTGCTGCCGGCCTCTCCGCCCCCTCTAATCTTATCAACAGGAGAAGCCTCCCCCAGTGGGAGTGGGGCTCTCCTGCAGGGACTGGAGGAACATTTGCAGGCCAGGCGCAAGCAGGAGAAGGGCCCGGCAGGCCGCCTTCCCACCATCGTGCTCCCCCCACTGCTTAGAGTCCCTCACAAAATGACATATAGACAGTATGGCTATAAAAAACACCCCCAACAGCCACCCGAGGCCCAGAGCTTAAAAATCGAAACCCCTGTGACCCTCCCATGCCTTTATGTGCAGGCTTTCCGTCTGCCCATTTTGCTGCCCTGAGAGACCCATATTTGGGGTAGATAATCCCTGCACCTCCTGCCGGAACCTTGGAACTGGACTGCCCCCCTTGGAGATGGAGGACACACCCCCctggcagaggtgggggggggctgacttGCCTCCGAGTAGCAACCCTGGGCTGCCCGGGGGCTCTCCCACCCAAGGCCTAGCCCCAACCAGCCCTGTTTAACATCCCAGATTAAATGAGACCAGGCTAGTGGGGCTGCACAGGTCACTGGTCAATCATGGAGAATTTCCCTAAAGAATTCAGCCTGAAGTTATTCATCACCAATGATATAACTTGTCCTTTATGTATTCTGAGGGTTGCATTTCCCCCCAGCCATGTTACTTTGCCCTCTGTGTGCTatgtttggccctccagagtgactggttgaccactgtgagatgagatgctggacgagatggatcCTCTCTGGACTGgtctagcagagctcttctggccTTAGGAGTGCATGGGGAGGGCTGATGCCGGTGTGGGCAGAGATTGTGGCCTGGATACAAGGCCCACTCCAACGTTAAGCCTGTGGAGGCAGAGATCTGATGACGACTTATCCACTACATCTGCCTGCCTAACAACTCCCAAAGGTGGTCTAGAAAGGTCTTTGTCATTTTCACAATATGCATGTTCTCCCAagttattaagaagaagagttggttcttatatgctgtttttctgtccCCGAAggggtctccaagtggcttacattcgccttcccttcctctccccacaacagacaccctgtgaggtgggtgaggctgagagagccctgacatcattgctcagtcagaacagttgtatcaggtcacccagctggctgtatgatggggagtggggaatcaaacccggcttgccagattagaagtccgcactcctaaccactacaccaaactggtgtagtcaCTATTTTGAGGAGAACTACAAGAGAACTAACCAGTACCCATTTGGACTGATGTGAGTGCAAATCAAAAACTTGAGTGCCTGGAGGAGGCCAGTACAACTCTCTATAAAAGACGCACTGCTTTGACATcctccatcctgcccccccccccctgctatctTTCTTGAGTAGCAGCCGCCCAGCCAGGCTTTATCGCCCAGCTGCAGGGGCCTGCAAGGATGATGCTCCCAAGAGGCACCAGCTTTCCTCTCCACCTCCTGCCATGCTTAGAAAACAGCTCTGGCTGGCTAACTAATGTGCTTGTCCAAGGAGGGCTGGGTCACTGAAACACACACAGGGACATGCTCTAGTATGGGCAGGTCCTGGAAGCTTTTCTGggccgttcctccacatgcagccagccaggtgaccttgggcttgtcagagcACTGATAGAAGTGTGcctcaccgagcagtgatatcagggctctctcaccctcacccacctcacaggtgtctgttgtggggagagggaagggaaggagactgtgagacacctctggtagagaaaagtggcatctaagaacaaaGTATTCTTCTGCACACTCTCAAAAACATGAAAACTGACTTTTGAAGGAAAAATCCCTACTATAGACAACactgaaaacattaaaaccaaacacTTAAACAGGAGGGAGTGGGTAGATTCAGAGGTGTAGCCAGGTTGGCCTGGAgcaccagaacaaaatttgagggcAGGGGCACTCTGacgaccagccaagttttatttgaGGCATAAGCGTTCGCATGCAGGCAGGCATGAATTCTTCCTCACATACAGTCTACACCCGGCAAAGTGTGCATATAAGTTCATACCCTGAGTAATACTTTGTGGTCCTAAAAGGAAAccgtgggtgggtgagtgggaacGAAGGGCTGCTGAAGGCCTTCCccaggggaggaagaaggagggggcGGCTGATGTCTCTCCCTGGGGAGGGGACTCCCGAACTCGGGCCCAAGAAGGCCTCAGCAGAGCTCCCCGAGGAGGGCttccggcgggcgggcgggcgggcgggcgggcgggggggctcGTGTGGGAGAGAGGGCCGCCCTGGGAGGGGGCTAGGGGCAgccctagagcccaccctcctcATTGGGGAAGGGGTCTCTGCCTGCTGTCGCCGCCTCCACAACCGCCCTGCCAGGTAGGCTAGGCCGGGACAGAGACGCTCCCCCTACCTCGCCCGGGGCCAACGCGCCTGCGCTCCCGAGGCCCCGCCCCCCGCGCCTCTCTAGCCGTCGGAGGCGTCTCCATGGTGGCGCCTGAGCGGagcggggatgggggagagctcGAGCCCCATCAGCGTCATCCTGGTCAGCTCCGGCAGCCGCGGGAACAAGCTGCTCTTCCGCTTCCCCTTCCAGCGCGGCCCCGGCAGCCCCGCCGCCCAGACCGGTGAGGGGGCCGCACGCCCACCGCGCGCCTCGCCCCGGCTAGGCCGCGCCACGCCCCCCGGGGGACGGCTGCGCGCGCACCTCCGGCCGGCCCAAGCCGTGCGGCCCGCCTGTCGTCCGTGGCAACGGAGGCCCCGCCCCTCCTCCGGCTCAGTCTcgccctccctccatccctgcgGCCCTgttgccaagttccaggtggCCCCTGGGGCTCCCCAGACCCTCCTGGGCAGGCCTGTGGGCTTCCTGCCTGGCGCTGagggtgggctagatggccctggaggaaccccgcaggagggtggggggggggctccctggccaCGGGGGCTGCGCCTTGTTTTGAAAGGCCAAAGAGGGCCCATTTCCCGCCTGGCCCCTGCAGGTCAGCCGTGACCAGGGCCTCTGGCGGGGGGCGATCCTAACCTTTCAGCCCCCAAAGCGGACAGGACCTCCTTTATCTTGTAagcctaagggaatggcggtataaaagttataataacaacagcaacagcaacaaggaGAGGCCATCTGGTCACCCTCCTGCCACAGACAGACATCCCCATTCCTTTTAGGGAAGCCCCGCAGCAGGTATGCCGTGAACAGCATTGGAGACGCTGTGGAAGATGCGGACGGGGACTCCAGGTACGAGGAGGCCGCTGTGGGTCGAGGGGCTGAGTGGtcaggtctgggggggggaagtggggagggagctgCTGACGGTTGCTCAGGCTTTCCCTGGAGAATGCTCCTGATTGGCGGCAGGGCATGGCTTGCGTGGGCCTCAGGGGCAGTGCCAATGAGAGACGTGGTCTGGGAGCTGACAGCACCTGCCTCCCATGGGCGCGGCAAAACCAGgaatgagggtggggggagaggggtcaCCCACAAACGGCACCTGGCATTCTTGAGGGGATGGAGTGGAGACACAGCAAGAGGAAGGAAgctttgcagccccccccccccttctttataCTGGAGATGTTGCAGGGAAATTGAACCTGGCCCTTCTGCGGGGaatgcagaggctctgccactgagccacagcccctcctggtCATGCACGTGAACTTCCCTTATTCTGCACCAGACCTTTCTTCCATGAGGGTCAGTCTTGTTACTCCCCAGGGTCTGAGGCTGAGGCTTCTCAGGTCACCTGCAGCCTGggcctttcagctggagatcctGCCAGCCGGCCTGCCAGGAATCAGGCTAGGGTCCTCTTGCCTGCccatgagccatggcccctccttgTGGCTCAGAAGGCCACTCCCTCTCCACCTGCTCTTCCGGCCGTGAGTCTTGCCTGCCTCTCTCAGACTCGGACAAACAAACAGTTAGACCAAACGGTAGAAGTGGGAACTAGGTAAAAGCCCATTTGAGGCACAAAGCAAGGAACCTCCGAGGCAGCCTAGGTACAGTCATGGAGAAGCACAGGCACAGAAAGCAGTAAATATTCCAGATGAAGACTCAGGTTGAAATCAACTTCCCCCTTTATTTTTGAAGACTTTCCTATTAAAGAGCTTTCTTAACCACTGTAATAAACTGCTTTGCATTCATACCAAAGGAGGGTTTGTCCCCATGTATGATGTGCTTAAGTTAGAAGAAAGAACAGATTTCAAAGAGTACTGTGCTTATTCAAACTATAAGTTAAAACCATTTTTTGCTTTTATGTAACAGACTTGAGGCAGGTCTGTCGAGGTTTGGATCCCAGGAGATGGCAAGCAGAGCCATTTCCTGCTCCGGggtgccttggggagggggggttcagtGTAGGGAAGGGGGCCAGTTGTCTGGCAGAGTCTTGCAGAGAGCCTCTTGGCTGCAGCCTTCTCTCTGTTCTTTGGGGGAGGTCCCTGTGCCCAGCCCCTGGGGGGGGCAGACATGTTTCCTCCCGAAGGTCTGGCCGGATGCTTGATCATCGTGTGTCCCTGTGGTTGTCCCATTGCGGGCTTGTTTTTGCTGGCTGTTCCTGCTGCTCACGGGCCTTGTTCCCCTTGCAGAGAGCCACGCCCGCTCCCCGATGAGCAGGTGGTGTCTGGGTAAGACCCGCTCTTGTGAATGAGCGCCTCTGTCCACAATGGCTGCCCTCTTTCTCACCTTCTTTTCCATGTGCTTTTCTTCTGATTTCTCTTTACCACTGAGCTGCAAATGAAGTGAATTAGGGGCCAGAGCAGAGCAAGGCACGGGAGATGCTGGGCAGTTATGCTTCCCCCAAAACATGATGCCGAGCAAGAGagtgagtgagggggggggagcagccctgACTGAACGCCCTTGGCCAGGGGCCTTCCTCCTGACTGGGGAGCTCCGGGCGGGAGGAATCATCCTGTCAGGCTGGCCAGGGCCCCTGTCACCATTGACAGATGCTCCTGGCTGGTGCTCTTTTGGCCTGGCACGTGGCAGAGGTgggccttcctctctctttcatgCGCCAGCCAGAATCTTGGCGTGCTCTGTGCCTGGGATGAGCCCCAGCTCCCAGCTTTCCTgaccttttccctccctccctgtctcccacTTCTCAAGACAGAGGCCTGTGCTCCCTGCCAGGCAGGAAGGGGGCATGAGTGGGTATGTCTTTGTCCCCCCTGCACACCCTCCTGGGTAGCCAGAGGAACCCCAGTGAGTTCTGCCAGTTCCCAGTGTAGGGAATATCCGCTGTGTAGGGAATATCCGCCTTCCCTCCCCTGACTCGCCAGGGTCAGCTTCAACAGAGGTGCTTGGGAGTGGCTCCCCCACCACCGCTGCTAGAGGCTCTGGGGCTCATACTGTGTGCCCCTTTGCGGCTGGATTGCCTCGTCTTCACAGAAGACTCTGAGCTGGTTTCCAGCTGGGGTGGCGGCTGCCTGCCCTGCAGGGGGCTTGTTGTTCCTGAGCTCCCAAGTGTGGGGGTCTGCCTTGACATGCCAGCCCTGCTGAGGCGGGCTCCAAGCATTTGTGTGCCTTGGCAATGCCTCAGCCGGCCTTTCCTTGGCTGCTCATGGTGGCTCCCaaggttgtccccccccccttcttcagagCTCAAGGGGGCAAGCGTAGGCTCCCCTCATTTGCCCTCCCAAACAGCGAAAGGGAGTCTGGGGCTACTCCACCTTCCTGGCAGGGTCAGGTCCTGGGGGCAGAGTCTCCCTTGGTTGGCTCCTCACGCAAAGAGATCCCAAACCAGAAAAGCAAGCAATGGCAGCCAGGAAGCCCCGAGGGGCCAACACGAGCAGGGCCGAGTCCCCCCGTTTACAGCCTGGGCTTCACTGTGCTTGGATGGGTGGGATTGCACCTCACTTcagatggccccagaagggtctCACTCTCCTCATTGGACAGCAGACAGTGGGGTTCTGTCAAGCTGTTTTGGTTTCCTGCTTGCAGAGAGagggggtgtgtggggtgggaggggaagcccCCTGACTGTGCAACTCCCTGCAGACCAGTGGTCTTGGAGCTgcgggattcccccccccccttttgcctggcctgctgcctccactgctgctgctgctgctgctggggctgatAAGCGGCCAATCTCTCCCGCCACAGGGCAAGCTACACAGTTGGGAGGAGCCCTCGGTCCAcccacagagctcttcagcccccacccccaccacttgGGTGCTGCTGGCCTGGGAgggaatccacccccccccaacacacacacacacacacacagtccagtTAAAGCAATGGCAGCTCTCCCAGTGGGCAGCTGCTTCGCAGGCTGtgcttctggtctgtcccccgCATCCCTGCCAGAGCACACTGCCCTTTTCTGTTGGGGCCCTCAGGCTCAGGCAGGCTTGCCCTCCTCACTCCTCTCCGGTTGCAACTAAggctggagggagcagggaagggcAGCGGAGGGCATCCCTCCTGAGACAGATCAGGGCCAGCCTCGGATGACCTGCTTGGCACAGGCAGGTCCTTTGGTGGCTCTCCTGGCTTCAAGCAAGAGGGCAGCCACGCGCCCCCACTGTTCAGTGCATGAGGCCAACATTGGGGGCCTCTGGGTgagagggtgggggtggatgctgggagggagctgccccccccccagtgcaataACGCGCCTGCCACCCAGGCTCACCTCTGGAGCTTTTGTGACTTTGCATCTGAGGCCCCCTTGACCCCAGAAACCAAGCACTCTCCCCCAGTGGGTCTCAAGGGGGAGGCGGAGAGGGGCCTTTGGGATCTCAGGTCCTGCAATGTTTTTGTTTACCACCTGAGCCCTACTCTGTTGCTGAGATAATTCAGCCCCTTTCCCCACCAGGCTGGGCTTGAAGAACTGTCTGGCTGCAGCCCCTGCAGGGAAGGGGTCTCTCTTGAGCCACAGACATGAAGGGCcccaggagggggagggctgaGGGGCAGCCTTTGGCCCTGGGGGCAGAGGGGTGGCCCAGCTTGCCCTTTGGACTGCTGAGCCTGCCTGACTAGAGCCCCCTGCTGGCTTGCTTGCCTGGTGGGGACGGAGGGTGGGCATGTTTGCTTGGCCTGGGGAGACGGCAGAAGCCCCCTCCGCAGGATATCTGTGCCGCGTCTCTCTCAGAGCATGCCATGAATGGCAGACGCATGCGCCACCGCCTCTGCCTCTCGTGCCTTTCCTGTCGATAATCCTGTCAAGTAGAGGTCCGTGATCCTCCCAGCCCCTTAATTTgcctaagtgtgtgtgtgtgtgtgtgtgtgtgtgtgtgtgtgtgtgtgtgtgtgtgaggggaatcCGAGGGGGCCCTGTGGGAATCTCTGGAATGTGAAAGGCAGccgggactggggaggggggggcacaggatGACACCTGTCTTTGCTCCGGAAGGTTCTCCGATGTCATCCTGGCCACCATCCTGGCCACCAAATCTGAAATGTGTGGCAAGAAGTTTGAGCTGAAGATCGACAATGTCCGCTTTGTGGGCCACCCAACTCTCCTGCAGCATGCCTGTGGGCAGGTAGGGCCAGCGGGCAGGCCTCTCTGTGGGCCTTGGGGAAGGGCACCAGCTGGGGGGGCCCTGGCGGGGGCCCTGCAACTGCGTCTTCCTGAGCCCTCCCGTCCTGTTTCCTCTGCCTCTCGTCTGTTCCTGTtcagctgtatttccaggggaaAGGGCTCCTGCCTCCTTTGCTGTGGTGCTGCTCTGGTGAGCAGCATGCCCAGCTGCCAAGGCCCCCCCCCTGGGCTCCCAGGGAGCTGGTCCCCAGTCCCTCAAGGACTACGGGTGGCTGGCACTGTGAGCAGTGGTGCTGCAAAGGCTGGCAAAACGGGAAccttcctgttctgcccaggtGCCCTGTTCGAAGGGCACGTCTGGcttgcttcctcccttctcctgggggcCTCTGGCTGAAATTTCTGAGGAAGATCCCCGCCACATGGCCCTCTGGATTTGTCTCCTCTCAAACATCCATTTACTCTTTCTGGAGAGCATGACTTGGGACATTGGccctctgcatatgctcagaggcaTTCTCTGAACCATGGGTTTGTGAGAGGCTTGCCGGGCCCTTGCTACACCCGGCTCAGGGTTGTGCCGCTCTGCACAAGTCAGCTGGGCCATAAAGGATCTTGACGTGAGCTACGTGGCCTGCCCCATGTCCTCTCCCTCCGTCACGCTCTCAGGTTCACCTGCCGGGGTGGGAGTCTTTACACAGAGAGCCTTTCAAATGCGGAATTTGCTACCAGGGAAcgtagggaggggaagaggattagatgccttttaaaattattattattgtatttatatcccgcctcccccctggTAGCAGGCTGTCAGTGGCCCACTGGCCATGGGGCTGAGGGGAACTAATCCTCTGAACCGTTTGGCCTTTCCGGCCTTCACGTAGCCCTggctggcccctccccccccccccatggccattgATTTGTCCGTTCCTTTGACAGAGTGCTTGACGCTTCGGCTTGTTTTGTAGATCTCCAAGACCGACCCCTCCCCGAAAAGAGAGATGCCCACCATGATCCTCTTCAACGTGGTGTTTGCCTTGAGGGTAAGGGGGGAAGGCCCTCCTGGCCTTGGCCGTACTGGTCTCAGGAAGGCCGGAGTGTTTTGTGACCCAGGCCGGAGGGCGGGCACCCAATGGGCATGGCGTGGCACTGGCAGCGGCTGCCTTTCTTAGAGGCAGAGGTCTCCTTGCCcctgtggtggtgggggaggtgcCGGCAGGCTTGCAAGAGGACAGTTTGTCCTCAGCGGAGGGAGGAGGGCTGCAGGGCAGAGACGGGACTTGCTCCTGTGTTCTCTCAGTTGGCCTCTGCGTGTGTTTCCGTGCCTTGGGTGGGGTCCCTGGCAGTGGGTGGGGCGGCTGAGGGCCAGGGAGGGCTCTAATCAGGCCAAGAGCAGGATCTGTGACTCAGCTAAAGCTCGGGCGGCCTGGGCTGCTGAGTCAGGGTGTGAGGGCCCTACTTATCAGGAGCCTTGCCTGGCCATTCCTCCCAGCCGCTTAACTCCCCTGCAGCAGCTGCTCCCTGCACCCTGGTTGGGCCCGTCTCGCCAGCTCCTCCTTGCTGGCTGCACAGGGCTGATAAACAGCCAGGCTGCCTCCATTCTGGTCCTTTGGGGGGATGTGGGGGCTGACAggtgactgcccccccccttgttaGGAGTGGGCCCTTCCTTGCTGGGGCTGtgaggggctgggggggctggAAGCCGGGGGAGGCGGAGGCTCTTTTGGCCAGAGGAGCACTAAGGACAGCTCCAGGGCTGGGAAGTTGCAGCCcgggtgggtgtgggtgtgttagTGCACCCTTGGTGGGGCAACTCTGCCTGTGTGTCCAGCGCAGTCCTCcggccaccctccctccctcgctccctcctcctctcctggctgctgacGGGGGCTGTGATGTTCCCCCCAGGCTACCGCAGACCCCTCAGTCATCAGCTGCTTGCACAACCTCTCCCGTCGCATTGCCATCGTCCTGCAGCACGAAGAGCGCCGCTGCCAGTACCTCACCCGAGAGGCCAAGGTCATCCTGGCCATCCAAGACGAGGTGTCGGCCATGTCTGAAAGTGAGTCTCCCCCTCTTGGGTGCAGGAGAGCCCTCAGGGTGGCTCCCATCCTGCTCCTGCCCACTGGGCCCACCGACCCCTCCCCGAGGAGGGACCTTCTggtgaccccccctccctcccgctgcCAGAACTGGCATCCACTTGGCATACTGCAGCTGACTCCAGGAAGGGCCTAGACTGGCTTTTCTACTTATTggcttgttttatttctttatgttTCTAGGCCGCCACTCTGCAAAAAGgtctcggggtggcttacaacacaGAAAAGGTTTTACAATAAATCGTAAAACTGTAACATTCAATGTCAAACACTACTATTGGCCCCTCAGGTCAACCGTCACCCAGTGAGGCTAAACTAACTGGCCCAGCTTTGAAGGCAAACCTGAGGAGGggattccttcctttcctttcctttcctttcctttcctttcctttcctttcctttcctttcctttcctttcctttcctttcctttcctttcctttcctttcctttcctttcctttcctttcctttcctttcctttcctttcctttcctttcctttcctttcctttcctttcctttcctttcctccacagGGCTTGGGTGACTTTGTAGGAGGCTGAACTGGTCGCCTGGATTGGAGGGGTTCAGACTTGCTCTTGCAAGGGAGGCAGCTTTAGAAAGGACGTGTCTTTAAAACACATggacgcacgcacacacacagtgcTTTCCCCACCCTTCCGTGCTGTGCAGTTGAAAAGTCTTCTTTTTACCCTATGCAGCAGCAGATGGGCCGCAGTCCCCATTTCTTCACATTCTTCCCAAATGCAAGCTGGCCAGAGACCTGAAAGAAGCTTACGACAGGTAAGGACGTCCCAGGTGCCCACCTGCTCAGTCCTGAAGGCCGTGGAGCAGTGACTTCTTTGCCCCAGCTGGGGTTGAAGCCCTCGGCACCCCAGGCGGTGTGGAGAGAGGGATGTGCCCATTCAAAAGGGGGGTGGGGCTCCTCTCAGGGCCCCAGCATGCAAGATTCACTTTGGCAGGCCAGTTGGGGGGAGTCATTTGCTCCCCAGCAGGGGTGTGATGATTCCTGTGAAATGCATTCTATGTAGGACGCCCCTTCACAGGGGAGCAGCTAGTGGGTGTAAGCCCATCTATATTTCCAATAAGTTGGGGGAAAAAGGGGGACGTCACATCGTGGGGGCTGAGAAAGCAAAAGTTTTTCTTTGGGCCCTGGATCGCTACCCTGCGAATGGCAGGGTGCATTTTGAGGATGCTGCAAGAAGAGGGCGGAGGCCAGAGAAGAGCCGTTCTGTTCCTGCCAGGCCAAAGTGGCTAGATGGCTTCTTGCGCCAGGAGCAGTTCTGCACCTCCGTCAAGCCCCCCTCCCTGTGGTTCTCAgctggaagaaatgcagaggtttgGGTGTCTGGGCTTCTCGGGGTGCAGGGGACTCTGACTGGGCCTGCATCTGTGTGGCTGCAGAGAGGCCTCGATGGCAGGtatttcggggtggggggggggttagtcctCATGTGCAGGGACCCAGTCCAGCCCACAAAGGGATCCTGGACAGTCAGGTGGGATGAGGGAGAGCCCAGCCGTTCAAAGCCACACCTGCCCCAAGAGATCCAGAGCAGGGTGGGGGGCCACCAGCAGCCCCAGCACAGGAGAGGAGCTCTGGCCCAGGCATCTCCTGCCCAGAGGCCGGTGTGGAGGGAGCCTGTGGCAGGTTAGGCAGGTGACTGCTGGACTTTCCTGGCCACTGTGCACCCTCCTCTGCCCCAGGCAAAGCCGCTGGCGGGCTCTGAGCATAGCTCTTTGGCAAGGCTTTCGTTCCCTCATATTCAGGCGGCTTGAAAGGTGTGCTAGCCCCCCTGAGGATGGTCAGAAGGGACAGGCTGTTGTGGTCTGGCTCTGTacctggctgcctcttcctctcccagttCAAGCTACAGATCCTCACTCAAGGGACTGTGAGCCCCAGGAAGGAGACCTCGGGGCCggtgtgcagcagcagcagcagcagcaatgcagGCTGGGTGTGATGGGCTATTGGGAGAAGGGAGGCCACACAGTGGGCCTGGGCAGGACCCCCGTGCAGAATCTGTGCCTGGGCCTTTCTGGCTGCCCCACCAAATCAAAACTGGCCGTGGAGAAGGGGGGGCACCTCCCCCTTGGCGGGCTGGGTGGGAGCGCTGCTGTGTCCAGGGGCCGGGTCTTTTGAATAGCCGGTGGGTGAGgggactccttccctccctccctcccttccttctttgtgTGCCCCAAGTTTTGCTGGCGGGCGAAGGGGGCGCTGGACGGGGCACCTGAACGGAGCAGCCAGCAACTCCTCCGGGGCTCAAAGCTTGCTGGTGCCCTCTAGTGGGAAGCAGCCTCCTTCTCTGTGTCCCTCTCACTGTCTCTGCAAGGACCACAGAGCAGCCGCTTAAGACGTTCTGTCCGAGTCCAACGGGCCCTCAGAGACCATCCAGACTTCCTGGAggtttggctcttgaaagctcatatcctccccctcccatcttgcTGCCCTCCCAGAGGCGCTACTGGATCCGAGAGAAACcacaaaggggggtgggggaaactggAAAGGATAGGAACAAAAAAACATCCTTACCTCCAAACAGTTGGTGCCCTAAAAGTTAGCTGTGCAGGTTGAATGATAAGACTGTAGAAACATTTATTGTACACAACTCatgaaatttaaaacatacacaaagctCATAGGCTATTCTTATTCTTAGAAAATCATAACGTGCCCTATATAAAAATCCGCTGTAGACCTAATGCATTTTGACCCAAGGTGGGTCTTCTTCAGAGATCGGATTATGGACACGCCTAACAATACAGTGGAAAATATACAAAGCAGCCAGTATAAGcaacagaatttaaaaacatgtaaaaaggtattaaaaaaacaaagtcactttgatatccttatccattgttcctcttaatatttgtgaaacagcctgtggggtggaacgtgtccgaggtgtccgagttggaatagaggCAATCAGAGTgcgtaccctgattggccctagccagcagcaggtcaggggagagggccctgggcgaagggtggggtggggtggggggtacaAGCCCTCCAGGCCACTAACAAAGTCCACATGGGGCTGCTAacgtctatgattctatgactctatggggTTAGGGTTAGCTGCTGAGGCCCCTTGTGACCGGCTGAGGCGAGGGGCTCTTGGCCATCTCATCACTGTCGCGTTCCCGTCTCCCCCAGCCTCTGCACAACCGGTGTGGTGCGCCTGCACATCAACAACTGGCTGGAGGTGAGCTTCTGTCTGCCCCACAAGATCCACAACGTCGCCTCCTGCTTCATACCCCCAGCAGCCATCGAGAGGAGCCTCAAAGCCATCCGGTAAAGACGGCCTTTCCACGTGGTCTCTGTGACGTTTGTGGCACATGGGggccttggagggtggagccttcGG
Protein-coding sequences here:
- the LOC143827068 gene encoding hemoglobin subunit alpha-D-like isoform X1, translating into MLTADERRILKSTWDKVASCQDEIGAESLYRLFVVYPTCKTYFPHFDFSCGSAQIRNHGKKVIKALEDALKNADHLHENLAELSNLHAYNLRVDPVNFKLLARPGATRGRSCGQPAPPWGASSFTAEAFPSLDLGGGFPCKSDKHVTPTIHPPPTPWLPCRCLLSRSGWHGSPPLCIPGCVG
- the LOC143827068 gene encoding hemoglobin subunit alpha-D-like isoform X2; translated protein: MLTADERRILKSTWDKVASCQDEIGAESLYRLFVVYPTCKTYFPHFDFSCGSAQIRNHGKKVIKALEDALKNADHLHENLAELSNLHAYNLRVDPVNFKLLARCIQVVLAIHLRGEFNAQTYAVWDKFMACVADVLVEKYR